The Salvia miltiorrhiza cultivar Shanhuang (shh) chromosome 1, IMPLAD_Smil_shh, whole genome shotgun sequence genome has a window encoding:
- the LOC131006424 gene encoding uncharacterized protein LOC131006424 encodes MMRSAPSTVPPSDSRSGKGRLFAIFGANRHAPRSPNPHRLFAIFSDHGSHGRRSAPPTTRKPEIDMPPPFPLWCLVQNRRSPAAVLQSPTTILTSTEEAGGLKFVCMSNDGVDKHMIWLIGLKNIFARQLPNMPREYIVRLLMDRRAPGFEPFL; translated from the exons ATGATGAGATCTGCCCCTTCCACAGTTCCACCTTCTGATTCGAG GTCCGGCAAAGGGCGGCTCTTTGCGATTTTCGGCGCGAATCGCCAcgcccctagatccccaaatcctcACCGCCTCTTTGCGATTTTCAGCGACCACGGCAGCCATGGCCGCCGATCTGCCCCTCCCACCACCAGAAAACCAGAAATTGATATGCCACCTCCCTTCCCCctatg GTGCCTGGTCCAGAACCGCCGCTCGCCAGCCGCTGTGTTGCAGTCGCCCACTACTATTCTCACTTCAACT GAAGAAGCAGGGGGCCTCAAATTTGTATGCATGTCCAATGATGGTGTTGATAAACACATGATCTG GCTGATAGGATTGAAAAACATCTTTGCCAGGCAACTTCCTAATATGCCGAGAGAATACATTGTACGTCTCCTAATGGACAGGCGTGCCCCTGGTTTTGAACCTTTTCTGTAA
- the LOC131006429 gene encoding pentatricopeptide repeat-containing protein At4g28010-like, whose amino-acid sequence MALSMMRKNLFLNPQNLIRINHFATNPLVNPNCTKLQELDRVETKITSLCQKPNSIVNLQNACSLFEQSVKTGLVPSGPSSDLLLQTLVKNKEHRLAFRIYKKMVCAGALPRYLSLSSLVECLVHFSVPQLALGAIGLMLKQGYTVNLYIANVLLNGLCCNGFVVDAEEFLGKMDRNYVSPDRVSFNTLIKGLCREKRLDEAMSVKRIMESANIAPNLITYNILMDAHFVKDRVDGAMRLLEEMRTTGLEPDVFFYDTLINGFCSKGDVSRAREILNEMLDKGISPDRVSYTCLMRGFCQKGNLKEVKRLFNAMLKNGIRPDAVTFAGIIGGLCQVGMVERAVEMFNFMLDKGEEPTNTIYNILIDGLCKAGLFDDAFKILEVMLEKQKNPDIVTYNIVLRGLCEVGKVDAAVKLYDSMVSNTNHVEPDYRTICTLVNGLCREGHLGKAEQIIREMVKQKKSTDVAPYTVLIGAYLKEGKVKKALNTWKAIPRLGFIPDSRSYSAFINGLCKCSCMNIAKGIFNRMRTSGPSPTAFDYNVLMAALCREGSLEQAGALFTDMVSGSCEPDVVSFNIMIESTIKAGDIQSANELVVDMQRRGLRPDALSFSVLINSYSKLGMMGEAKDMLEKMKAAGFRPHSVVYDSLLKGLRAEGNAEEIINLVGKMEEAGVALDDELTSTILTCICDLPEGHYIADLLPSFSREKVDDSSIPCDELLRRLQAH is encoded by the coding sequence ATGGCGTTGTCAATGATGCGAAAGAACCTGTTTTTGAACCCACAAAATCTCATACGCATCAATCATTTCGCTACAAACCCACTCGTAAACCCTAATTGCACCAAACTCCAAGAGTTAGACCGGGTGGAAACCAAAATCACATCTCTATGTCAAAAACCCAATTCAATCGTAAATTTGCAGAATGCGTGTTCTCTGTTTGAGCAATCTGTGAAAACCGGTCTCGTTCCATCGGGGCCTTCCAGCGATCTTCTTTTGCAAACCCTTGTCAAGAACAAGGAGCACAGATTGGCTTTCCGTATTTATAAGAAGATGGTGTGTGCTGGGGCTTTGCCGCGATATTTGTCGTTATCGTCTTTGGTTGAGTGCTTGGTGCATTTCTCCGTGCCCCAATTGGCTCTGGGAGCAATTGGGTTGATGTTGAAGCAAGGGTACACCGTTAACCTATATATTGCCAATGTCTTGTTGAATGGCCTTTGTTGTAATGGATTTGTGGTCGATGCTGAGGAGTTCTTAGGTAAGATGGATAGGAATTATGTGTCTCCAGATAGAGTTAGTTTCAATACTTTGATAAAAGGGCTGTGCCGGGAGAAGAGATTAGACGAAGCTATGAGTGTGAAAAGAATAATGGAGTCTGCAAATATTGCTCCCAATTTGATCACATATAACATTCTCATGGATGCTCATTTTGTGAAGGATCGTGTGGATGGAGCAATGAGGTTGTTGGAAGAGATGAGGACAACAGGGTTGGAACCCGATGTTTTCTTCTACGACACACTTATAAATGGCTTTTGTAGTAAAGGAGATGTTAGTAGAGCGAGGGAGATTTTAAATGAGATGTTGGATAAAGGAATTTCTCCGGATAGAGTTTCTTACACTTGCTTGATGCGTGGTTTCTGCCAGAAGGGGAATCTTAAAGAAGTGAAGCGCTTGTTCAATGCAATGTTGAAAAATGGCATCCGTCCTGATGCTGTTACGTTTGCAGGTATAATTGGCGGGCTTTGCCAAGTTGGGATGGTGGAGAGAGCAGTGGAGATGTTCAATTTCATGTTGGACAAGGGAGAGGAGCCCACTAATACAATATATAACATTCTAATTGATGGATTGTGCAAGGCAGGACTTTTCGATGATGCTTTCAAGATTCTGGAAGTGATGTTGGAGAAGCAAAAGAATCCTGATATTGTAACTTACAATATTGTATTAAGAGGCCTCTGTGAAGTTGGGAAGGTTGATGCCGCCGTGAAACTTTATGATTCTATGGTATCAAACACAAACCACGTCGAGCCTGATTATCGGACTATTTGTACCCTAGTCAATGGGCTGTGCAGGGAAGGTCATCTTGGAAAGGCAGAACAGATTATTCGTGAAATGGTTAAACAAAAGAAGTCGACTGACGTTGCACCATACACCGTGCTGATTGGAGCTTATCTGAAGGAAGGAAAGGTTAAGAAAGCGCTGAATACTTGGAAGGCTATTCCACGGTTAGGGTTCATTCCTGATTCAAGGTCTTATAGTGCTTTTATAAATGGTTTATGCAAATGTAGCTGTATGAACATTGCAAAAGGTATCTTTAACAGAATGAGGACCTCGGGTCCTAGTCCTACCGCGTTTGACTACAACGTGTTGATGGCCGCCTTATGTAGGGAGGGTAGTTTGGAGCAAGCTGGAGCTTTGTTCACAGATATGGTCAGTGGCAGTTGTGAACCGGATGTTGTCTCGTTCAACATAATGATCGAGTCCACCATAAAAGCAGGGGATATTCAGTCTGCCAATGAGCTAGTGGTTGATATGCAGCGCAGGGGTCTGCGACCTGATGCTCTGAGCTTTTCAGTTTTGATTAATAGCTATTCGAAATTGGGAATGATGGGAGAGGCCAAAGATATGCTTGAAAAGATGAAAGCTGCTGGCTTCCGGCCACATTCTGTTGTTTATGATTCTTTGCTCAAGGGCTTGAGAGCAGAGGGCAATGCAGAAGAGATAATCAATTTGGTTGGGAAAATGGAGGAAGCAGGTGTTGCTCTTGATGATGAGCTGACTTCTACTATCTTGACGTGCATATGTGATTTACCCGAAGGCCATTATATTGCGGATCTTCTACCGAGTTTTAGTCGAGAGAAGGTCGATGATAGTAGCATCCCATGCGACGAGTTGCTAAGGAGACTCCAAGCTCACTAG
- the LOC131005069 gene encoding uncharacterized protein LOC131005069 yields the protein MLKKIVVKIERIKYHFYGSSWALFVWGLEVIPDLAKAVAICNAGIYPRFKRWTFVKSNIEQLQPLFETKANGIWEMRPDEYEATTHYWLLVAGVNDDLGVQFAGPGVFGHRQARARYSGGDHNEPSIEHVEWRRSSRQDHGKRPRGQVVDTSSSSSHHDQSGGDHPVDSGRRSHSHRAPRPRYGDESSAPAPSQWSEQDWQRMQHMMRESEGRIARNVEESLFTRIKNWFEEKLDVMRCRCSHSTDVHVPRPAPRSHSERRREPEPESEPAQCVSSEAPSHHGSPTHGSPAHESPAREVGHPTGDGMHTPQWQHDPFGSPTTFGDVQTPHMGV from the exons ATGTTGAAGAAAATCGTAGTTAAAATTGAAAGAATCAAGTACCACTTCTATGGTTCTTCTTGGGCCCTATTCGTTTGGGGTCTTGAGGttattcccgacttagccaaagCCGTAGCCATATGTAATGCGGGGATATACCCTAGATTCAAGAGGTGGACGTTCGTGAAGAGCAACATAGAACAGTTACAACCTTTATTTGAGACAAAG GCCAACGGGATTTGGGAGATGAGGCCCGATGAGTACGAGGCCACGACGCATTACTGGCTATTGGTGGCAGGCGTCAATGATGATTTAGGGGTTCAATTTGCAGGTCCGGGAGTCTTCGGTCATAGGCAGGCTCGTGCGCGCTATAGTGGTGGGGACCACAACGAGCCTTCTATTGAGCATGTCGAATGGCGTCGCAGTTCGAGGCAGGATCATGGCAAGCGCCCGAGAGGACAAGTAGTGGACACCTCATCGAGCAGCAGCCATCACGATCAGAGCGGGGGAGATCACCCCGTAGATTCTGGTCGAAGGTCTCACAGTCACAGAGCCCCGAGGCCTAGGTACGGGGATGAGAGTAGTGCTCCTGCGCCATCACAGTGGAGCGAGCAGGATTGGCAGCGCATGCAGCACATGATGCGCGAGAGTGAGGGCCGGATAGCGAGGAATGTGGAGGAGAGCCTATTCACGAGGATTAAGAATTGGTTCGAGGAGAAGTTGGATGTTATGCGTTGTCGATGCTCGCATAGCACTGATGTTCATGTGCCCAGACCTGCTCCACGATCTCACTCAGAGAGGAGACGCGAGCCCGAGCCCGAGTCCGAGCCGGCGCAGTGTGTATCCTCAGAGGCCCCATCGCATCACGGATCCCCTACACACGGATCCCCTGCACACGAGTCCCCTGCACGAGAGGTGGGACATCCTACTGGTGATGGTATGCACACCCCGCAGTGGCAGCATGATCCGTTTGGTAGCCCGACTACTTTTGGGGATGTGCAGACTCCACACATGGGTGTCtaa